A portion of the Micromonospora tarapacensis genome contains these proteins:
- a CDS encoding extracellular solute-binding protein produces MTAHISRRSLLGLAGAGTGALLLGACGDGETAATGDPQTINWWHVQDAEPMLGLWGDMAQQYEGAHTHVKVDVQPLEVEAFKKKLETTLEAKSPPDLFQSWGGGALRQQAEAGLVKDITDDVGEWIGQLLPAAVQPYTVDGRIYGIPFDIGMVGIWYNRDHFAKAGIETPPATWAQLLTAVSKLKAAGIVPIALAGKDKWPGHYYWAYLAMRIGGLEALQRAAEDKNFDTPVFVAAGRRLKELVDMQPFQKGFLRAEYGSEDGQAATMGNEGAAMELMGQWAPSVQASSSTSERGIGDRLAFFPFPAVEGGKGLATDAFGGGNGFAVGRDAPSATVDFLRTLVQARNQRKAAQTGAVLPTNQAATGGIRDVNNQVVAANLGVATGFQLYLDQAFPPAVGQQINDSSAQLIAGTKRPEQIVKDITKVAKRQ; encoded by the coding sequence ATGACAGCGCACATCTCCCGCCGCTCGCTGCTGGGTCTGGCCGGTGCGGGCACCGGCGCACTCCTGCTCGGCGCGTGTGGGGATGGCGAGACCGCCGCCACAGGCGATCCGCAGACGATCAACTGGTGGCATGTCCAGGACGCCGAGCCGATGCTGGGGCTCTGGGGGGACATGGCGCAGCAGTACGAGGGCGCACACACCCACGTCAAGGTCGATGTCCAGCCGCTGGAGGTCGAGGCGTTCAAGAAGAAGCTGGAGACCACCCTCGAGGCGAAGTCGCCGCCGGACCTGTTCCAGTCGTGGGGTGGCGGCGCGCTGCGGCAGCAGGCCGAGGCCGGCCTGGTCAAGGACATCACCGACGACGTCGGGGAGTGGATCGGGCAACTGCTGCCCGCCGCGGTGCAGCCGTACACGGTGGACGGCAGGATCTACGGGATTCCGTTCGACATCGGCATGGTCGGTATCTGGTACAACCGGGACCACTTCGCCAAGGCCGGCATCGAGACGCCGCCAGCCACCTGGGCGCAACTGCTGACGGCCGTCAGCAAGCTCAAGGCGGCCGGCATCGTCCCGATCGCGCTCGCCGGCAAGGACAAGTGGCCCGGGCACTACTACTGGGCGTACCTGGCGATGCGCATCGGCGGCCTCGAGGCGTTGCAGCGCGCGGCCGAGGACAAGAACTTCGACACCCCGGTCTTCGTCGCCGCCGGCCGGCGGCTCAAGGAACTTGTCGACATGCAGCCCTTCCAGAAGGGGTTCCTGCGCGCCGAGTACGGGTCCGAAGACGGGCAGGCCGCGACGATGGGCAACGAGGGCGCCGCCATGGAGCTGATGGGGCAGTGGGCGCCGTCGGTGCAGGCGTCGTCGTCGACCAGCGAGCGGGGCATCGGCGACCGGCTCGCCTTCTTTCCCTTCCCGGCCGTGGAGGGCGGCAAGGGCCTGGCGACGGACGCGTTCGGCGGCGGCAACGGCTTCGCGGTCGGCCGCGACGCGCCGTCCGCCACGGTGGACTTCCTGCGCACCCTGGTGCAGGCGAGAAACCAGCGCAAGGCCGCCCAGACCGGCGCGGTGCTGCCCACCAACCAGGCCGCCACCGGCGGGATCAGAGACGTGAACAACCAGGTCGTGGCCGCCAACCTCGGCGTCGCGACCGGCTTCCAGCTCTACCTCGACCAGGCGTTCCCGCCGGCGGTGGGCCAGCAGATCAACGACAGCTCGGCCCAGTTGATCGCCGGCACCAAGCGACCGGAGCAGATCGTCAAGGACATCACCAAGGTGGCGAAGCGGCAGTGA